From a single Mycolicibacterium mengxianglii genomic region:
- a CDS encoding PrsW family intramembrane metalloprotease gives MHNAAGSAANPSPAAALPAPFPRRVRKVGVPIAVLLILGTAAGVLVILLTAANPAGTAVGFILSTVAITVVVGAYLWLDRFEPEPPRLLLFAFIWGASVAVVVSLILEMAFGALVLRDAASGTDWRAIALAAPVIEEAAKGSFLLLMMTGRRRHELNSLTDCLVYAGLVAAGFAWLEDIVYISDGESLGSALVTAAMRLVMAPFAHPLFTTAIGIGVYFALKQRSTVARSGCVLLGYLVAVLLHASWNGSAALGLGAYILVYVLWMVPIFALTIWLAVHARQREERLVATKLPGMVSAGLVTPHEASWLGSIRTRKMAVAAATRDRGKAAGKAVRGFALLVVELAFIKDRIDRGFADERVLALFHEETQALRSARAAIPLPPIHG, from the coding sequence GTGCACAACGCTGCAGGAAGCGCCGCGAATCCGTCCCCGGCCGCGGCCCTTCCGGCGCCGTTCCCGAGGCGGGTCCGCAAGGTCGGCGTCCCGATCGCCGTACTCCTCATCCTGGGGACCGCCGCCGGAGTGTTGGTGATCCTGTTGACCGCCGCCAACCCGGCGGGCACCGCTGTCGGGTTCATCCTGTCCACCGTGGCCATCACCGTGGTGGTGGGCGCCTATCTGTGGCTGGACCGCTTCGAGCCTGAACCGCCGCGATTGTTGCTGTTCGCGTTCATCTGGGGCGCGTCGGTGGCGGTCGTGGTGTCGCTGATCTTGGAGATGGCATTCGGTGCCCTGGTGCTGCGCGATGCCGCGTCAGGGACGGATTGGAGGGCGATTGCCTTGGCCGCCCCGGTCATCGAAGAGGCCGCCAAAGGATCGTTTCTCCTGCTGATGATGACGGGTCGGCGCCGCCATGAACTCAATTCGCTCACCGACTGCCTGGTGTACGCGGGTTTGGTCGCCGCCGGGTTCGCCTGGCTGGAGGACATCGTCTACATCTCCGATGGCGAATCTCTGGGCAGCGCACTGGTGACCGCGGCAATGCGGCTGGTGATGGCACCGTTTGCCCATCCGCTGTTCACCACAGCCATCGGTATCGGCGTCTATTTCGCACTCAAGCAGCGCAGCACCGTGGCCAGATCCGGTTGCGTGCTGCTCGGTTACCTCGTCGCCGTGTTACTGCACGCTTCCTGGAACGGTTCGGCGGCGCTGGGCCTTGGGGCGTACATCCTGGTTTATGTGCTGTGGATGGTGCCGATCTTCGCGTTGACGATCTGGTTGGCCGTCCACGCCCGTCAGCGCGAAGAACGTCTGGTGGCCACGAAGCTGCCCGGGATGGTCAGCGCCGGCCTGGTGACACCGCATGAGGCGAGCTGGCTGGGGTCCATCCGCACCCGGAAGATGGCGGTCGCTGCGGCGACCCGCGACCGCGGGAAAGCAGCAGGCAAAGCGGTCCGGGGTTTCGCCCTGCTGGTGGTGGAGCTTGCATTCATAAAGGACCGGATCGACCGGGGTTTCGCCGACGAACGTGTGCTCGCGCTGTTCCACGAGGAGACCCAGGCGCTCAGGTCGGCGCGCGCGGCGATACCGCTGCCGCCGATCCACGGCTGA